The Actinomadura graeca nucleotide sequence GAAGGCGGCGTGCTGGGCGGGATGGTGGCACGACATCTGGAGGTCGAGGACGTCGCCGCGGCGCACCCAGCGCAGGCGCTCCGCCGCGTTCTTCACCGTGGGCAGGGACAGCTCCATGCGCGTGCCGATGTGGTCGGCGAGCACCGGCGGCATCCTGCGCAGGTCGGCGGCGAGGATGCCGCCGAGCCAGAGCAGCGCGGCCACGGATCTCCACCGATCGTCCATGTAGGGCGCGGAAAGGCCGTCCAGGACGAGCGAGTCCGCCGGGCCGGCGCCGACCGCGCGCAGCAGGACCTCCACCAGCTTGGGCAGCTCACCGGGCGCCATGCCCCGGGCGTGCCCGCTCAGCAGGCGCGCGCCGCCCCGGTGGCAGTCGTCGGCGGCCGCGCTCTGCCACACCGACTGGCGGGTGGCGAGCCACTGGTGGACCAGCCACATCGCGAGCGCGTTGCCCTGCTCGACCAGGTCCCGGCGTGCCAGCCCCTCGGCGCGGCGGACCATTTGCTGGTGCATCTCGTGGGTGAGCTCCAGGTCGGTGCGGGCGCCGTCCTGGTAGGTGCGGGTGTAGTCCGTCGGGGCGACGGTCGCCGCCAGCCGGACCCCCTCGGCGATGACCACCTCGCGTAGGAACGGCGCGGCGACCAGCAGGGCCGCCTCCGCCGGGGTCAGGAGCGGGCGGTCGCCGAGCAGCAGCGCGGCGCCTTCCAGGACCCGGACCGGATAGTTCCGGTCGAACCACGGGTCCTCCTCGATCCCGGTGCGGCGGCGGAGCGCCTCATAGGAGTCGCGGCACCTGCGGGCGCAGCGCTCGACCAGCGTGAGCACCTGCTGCCGGACGGCTTCCAGTCCGTGCTCGTCCTGTCCGCAGCGCCCCCACAGCCCCGAGTCGCGGACGGCGCGCCCCCACGCGCCGGCGAGCTCGTCGCCCTCGCAGATGACGACGTCCTTGGCCTCGGCCAGCATCGAGGGGTGCCGGACGCCGGGCGATTGCCGCAGATCCTCGTTCCGCGCGGCCCGCCGCCGCACCTCCTGGGTCACCTCGTCGACGACCTGGCCGAGCGTCCGGGCGGGATGGCGCCGGTCGAGGACCTGGGCGAGCGCCTGGGTGAAGACGCTGCCGGTCTCGGTGTAGTGACAGCGCTGGCCCGCCTCGCAGCCGGTGACCAGGACGAAGGAGCCCTCGGCGGGGAACGGCACGTGACCGCCCGCCGGACCGGGTTCGCGCGCCGGATCGTCACGGCAGGCGTCGACGAAGAAGACGACGAGCCGGGCCTTGCAGCCGGTGAGGTCGGCCGGGACGACCGGCACGAGCGTGTCGGTGTCGGACGCGTCGGCGTCGCTCGGCACGAGGTAGTCCCGGCCGTCGGCACTCACCCCGTGGCCGGAGAAGTAGACGAGCAGCACCCCGCCGCTGGGGACCTGCTCGCATGCGGTCCTGATCCTGCGCCGGATCCGCGTCAGCGTCGGCTCGTCCTTGCCGCCGTCGAGGCCGAACGCCGTCACCACGTAGCCGGACTGTTCCAGGGCGGTCCCGACGCGGTGCACGTCGCTGCGCACCACGTCGTCGATGTCGCTGAAACGCCCGTCATCGCATTGGGGGACCCCGATGAGCAGCGCATGACGCCCAGCCACAAGCGACCCCCAGCCTTCTCGTCCCGCGATGCACGACTTTATCCGGCTACGGTGCTGAGAAAGGCGGATCTTTACGCACTGGCGCCCCCGAGCGCGCGGTCACCTCCGCCGGGGGCCGGGACCGCGGGTCAGCGGCCTGAACTGGAGAAGTGCTGGTAGTCCTTCGCGCCGCTCCACTCGCCGCCCCAGCCCCACCCGATCGAGGCGAACGCCTTGACCACCTTGTCGCCCGCGTGGATGACACCGGGTGCGCGGCTCTTGCGGTTCTTGTACTTCGCGCAGTCCTTGTGGGCGACGTGACCGTCGGCGTAGACGTAGGGGTTCTCGCAGGTGTTGAGGTCCACCGCGAGCCCGTAGGCGTGCTGGGAGAACGAGGTCGAGCCGGTCGCGTTGCGGCAGTTGAACGCCGAGGTGTTGCCGGCCTCGATCGAGTCGAAGTCGCTGCCCTTGTAGACGTCGACCGGCTCCATGCGGCGGATGGGGTAGCGGATGTCGTACAGCCGCTTGAAGACCTTCACGAGATCGCGGGCCGCGCTCGCGTTGACGACGAGCCTGCCGTCCGGGTGCGTCTTGCCGTCCATCCCCCAGTAGGTCATCTCG carries:
- a CDS encoding M15 family metallopeptidase translates to MPGRGPFHVAASTAALITAALVTTGCGGGSGEPGKSGPTTPPTATGAPTGPTASATATVPEGFRSEITRVTAADLKYSWRRGCPVPPSGLRMIEMTYWGMDGKTHPDGRLVVNASAARDLVKVFKRLYDIRYPIRRMEPVDVYKGSDFDSIEAGNTSAFNCRNATGSTSFSQHAYGLAVDLNTCENPYVYADGHVAHKDCAKYKNRKSRAPGVIHAGDKVVKAFASIGWGWGGEWSGAKDYQHFSSSGR